One Chromobacterium paludis genomic window carries:
- the pdxA gene encoding 4-hydroxythreonine-4-phosphate dehydrogenase PdxA, translating into MPVPVLAVTAGEPAGIGPDLALRLPALLPDSRCVVIADRGLLAERAARLGLKVDLADYRPGQPAPAGALEVLHVPLAAPAEAGRLDPANGRYVLATLDAAIDGCVSGEFAAMVTAPVHKGVINEAGVPFSGHTEYLAERTGTKKVVMMLAGGGMRVALATTHLPLRAVADAITAPLLHEVIRILHADLTRKFGIAAPRILVAGLNPHAGEGGHMGREEIDVIEPALATLRAEGMNLIGPLPADTLFNLDKLAQADAVLAMYHDQGLPVLKHASFGAGVNITLGLPIIRTSVDHGTALDLAGSGRADSGSLVEAVQLAEQLALRSAG; encoded by the coding sequence ATGCCCGTCCCCGTCCTGGCGGTCACCGCCGGCGAGCCGGCCGGCATCGGCCCCGACCTGGCGCTGCGGCTGCCGGCCTTGTTGCCGGATAGCCGCTGCGTCGTCATCGCGGACCGCGGCCTGCTGGCGGAACGCGCCGCGCGACTGGGTTTGAAGGTCGATCTGGCGGACTACCGCCCCGGCCAGCCCGCCCCCGCCGGCGCGCTGGAAGTGCTGCACGTGCCGCTGGCCGCGCCGGCCGAAGCCGGACGGCTGGATCCGGCCAACGGCCGCTATGTGCTGGCCACGCTGGACGCGGCGATAGACGGCTGCGTGTCCGGCGAATTCGCCGCCATGGTCACCGCGCCGGTGCACAAGGGCGTGATCAACGAGGCCGGCGTGCCGTTTTCCGGCCACACCGAATACCTGGCCGAACGCACCGGAACGAAGAAGGTGGTGATGATGCTGGCCGGCGGCGGCATGCGCGTGGCGCTGGCCACCACCCACCTGCCATTGCGCGCCGTCGCCGACGCCATCACCGCGCCGCTGCTGCATGAGGTGATCCGCATCCTGCATGCCGACCTGACGCGCAAATTCGGCATCGCCGCGCCGCGCATCCTGGTGGCAGGCTTAAACCCGCATGCCGGCGAAGGCGGCCACATGGGCCGCGAAGAAATCGACGTCATCGAACCGGCGCTGGCCACGCTGCGCGCCGAAGGCATGAATCTGATCGGCCCCTTGCCCGCCGACACGCTGTTCAATCTGGACAAGCTGGCCCAGGCCGACGCCGTGCTGGCCATGTACCACGACCAGGGCCTGCCGGTGCTCAAGCACGCCAGCTTCGGCGCCGGCGTCAACATCACGCTGGGCCTGCCCATCATCCGCACCTCGGTGGACCACGGCACGGCACTGGACCTGGCCGGCAGCGGCCGCGCCGACTCGGGCAGCCTGGTCGAAGCCGTGCAATTGGCGGAACAACTGGCGCTGCGCTCCGCCGGCTGA